DNA from Lentibacillus amyloliquefaciens:
GAGATTGTGAAAACTTATGATAAGAACATTGGAAAAAATTAATTAAGACAGGTAGTTACAGGAGCAGTGATTTATGGATCAACAAATTGTTACACCCCAACAACAACTATCCAAAGTTGTAATTAGAGTATGGATTATTGGGGAGATTATTGCTAATTTCATTGGGCTCTTAGTTCTTGCAGCATTGTTTTTTTTGGATTACAAATTTTCATGGCCGGAATGGGCTGGGTGGATCATTTTGGTTGTCACTATTCTTTCTGTCGTTGGAACAATATGGTCTGTGTTTTTCGAGCCATCTTTGAAGTTTAATAGTTGGCGCTATGATGTCAATGAGGACTTTTTGCAATTGAAATATGGGATTTTCATCGAGAAACATGAACTTATTCCAATGACAAAAATACAGTCAGTTGCAACAAATCAGGGACCAATTATGAGAAAGTACGGCCTTTATTCGGTTTCCATTACTACAATGGCGTCCTCTCACAAAATCCCTGCACTATCTGAAAAAGTTGCAATTGAACTAAGAAGCCAAATTGCTTATTTTGCAAAAGTAAAGGAAGTGGAGTAATGGGACAGAAGAAACGATATCACCCTTTGAATATATTGTTCGACTTCTGGAGGCTCCTGAAAAATGCATTCTTCTTTGTATTGTTTCTTTTCATTATTAACTATGATTCCAGTTCAGCTTGGATTAATTATGGACGAATCATTTTTTGTTTGGCAGTCGTTTTAACTGTTTTTTCAATAATTTATAAATGGTTCACACAAAAATATTTGCTTGATGATGTTTCTTTTCATATGTACAAAGGGTTATTTAATAAATCGGAGCGGACCATTCCTTATACCAAGATTCACAATATCCAACGTAGGCAGACATTTATTCACAAGCTATTTGGATTGGCTTCTGTAGTTTTTGAAACAAGTATGACAGATACAGATGCTTCGATAAAATTTGGTGTCATTTCACAAAAAGAACTTAATGAACTGGAAGCAAGGATACACCAATCAGGCAGCACTAATCATGATGTAGTAGCCTATGAAGCAGTACCTGAGGCAGAAAAAGAGGAACAAGTAATATGTAACAGAACGGTCCATTTTAGACCGACAAGAAAAGATACTATCAAAGCTTCTTTCACATCGCTCAGCTTTTTAGTACTTATTCCGATAATTGTTTCTGTGTCATCTGAGATAGAGGATATATTTGATATAGAAGACAAGGCGAAAACATTTTTAATGTCTAACATCAATTCCTGGTGGATTATTTCATTGTTCATTGTTGCTTTGGTTATCATGTCCGTTGCTTTTGGGGTTGTCCGGACATTTTTAAGGTATGGAAGATACGAAATTGCTTCTGATGATAAAACGATTTTTATTTCAAAAGGAATCCTGGAAGAATCAACTTTTACCATATCAAAGGATAAAGTTCAGGCTGTTGAAGTTACTCAATCACTGATAAAACGAATGCTCGGACTTGCTGAAGTAAAGTTGATCAGTGCAGGAAGTGTTGGTGAAAGTGAAGATGAAACAAATTCACTTTATCCCTTTCTGCCTGTTCAGCGGGCATATGAGATGTTAGAGGAAGTGCTTCCAGATTATGAGGTAACACAGAAGATGTATCTTTTACCGGGAAAATCATTATGGGTTCGACTGTTAAGACCAAGCTGGCTCTGGATTATTGCAACTATTGCGCTATTCTTTTTCAGGCCCCAGGTATTCGATGTGAAACAAGCATGGTGGATCATTTCGGTTTTTTTATTTCTAATTATCTATATACATCGAATCCTCGATTTTATAAACACGAGATATATGTTGAATGGCGGCTTTATACAGTTTAAAACAGGGAGTCTGCAAACAACAATGTTTGTTTCAAAACGAAAGAAAGTAATTGAAGTGGAAGTATCCCGCAGTAGATTGCAGAAACAATTGGGACTGTCAACCATCAATATGGTAAATCGCTCCAAACCAGTCCATCACACAACGATTAAAGATGTACCAGAATTGATGGCAGATGCCTATCGTACATGGTATATCAAACGCACAGAAGATATTGAAATTGAAAAAACCAGTATTTAAATAAACAATAAATGAAGGGGCAAGTTATCATGATTCATATATTAAAACGGGAATTCATTGATGCATTTAAAAGTGTACGCTCTATTTTGATTCTATTATTTATAACTTTTGTATCGTACCAGTCAGCTAAATTTTTTGATGAAAATCAGGACATGATTAATCAATTTATTGGAGAAAGCGGAAATGAAGTCGGCTCAGTCTATACAGCGGCCATTGCATTCATCGTGTTGATCTTTGGGTTCTTATTTGTATTTGCCATTTCTCATGATTTGATCAACAGGGAAATAGAGATGAAAACCATAAGATTGCTTGTGACTAAGACATCGAGACTTCAAATTGTGCTGGGAAAGTTCTTGGGGATTCTATTATTCTGGGTTGTAACTATATCTATTTCTTTCGCTATAATATCCTTGATAACGGGTTCCTGGTTCCCTAAAGACTACTTTCAAACCATAATCTTTTTATTTTACATTATAAGCTTAGTGCTTTTAATTTCTACCGTCATACCAAAAACGAAATTAACGATGTTTCTAGGAATCTTCTTAGGAATTGTGTTGCCAATTATCGGATTAGCAGCAGCTTTCTCAGATAAGTGGTATTTCATTCCATTTAAATATTTATTGCCATATAAATATTTTGATGGCTCCGTTGGCATGATGTTCATCCCCTTGGCCATTGGTATTGGTTATATTTCATTAAGCATATTTTTTATAAATAGAAAGGATTTTTAAAATATGGAAATGATTAAAGTAAATCAACTAACGAAAAAGTATGGAGCAACAAAAGTTCTAAAGGGAATCAATTTAATCATTTATCAAGGTGAAGTGTTCGGGTTTGTGGGACATAATGGAGCCGGTAAATCAACCTTAATCCATATACTCACAGATATTGTGAACAAGAGTGGTGGCTCTTTTGAAATGTTGGGCATTTCGGATAATCATGTTAATGAGACAAAAAAGCGAATTGGAGTAATGCCTGATATTACAAACCTGTATGAAAACATGAAAGGAATTGACTTTTTACGATATATGGGAGACCTGGCAGGTGATAATTACAGTAAAAAATATTACATATCCCTTATGAAAGATGTAGGATTAGAGGGAGCGGAAAAGAAGAAAATCAAATCTTATTCATTTGGTATGAAAAAGAAAATCAGTATCGCACAGGCATTATTGGGCAACCCGGAAATCATTATTCTTGATGAACCAACGTCCGGCCTTGACCCTGAATCAGCCATAGAAATCCGCAAATTGGTAACAAATCTGCAGAAAAGTGGCAAGACAATCTTCTTGACATCCCATAATTTGGATGAAATTGAGAAAATTAGTGACAGAGTAGGAATTTTAAGCGAAGGCGTTATTAAAAAAATGGGAACGCCCCGTGAATTAAAGACAGAAACCAAAGAAGATATTGGCTTATTAATTCGAACAAAGCCTGTGCTCACAGCAGCTAATATCTCAAAAGTTTCTGAAGCTCTAGACATGAACGTTTCATTTGTAGATACACAAAAGGACTATACGTTTTTGAATGTTACTTCTGAGGATGACATTCCCAAACTGTCTAAGGAAATAATGGAATCCGGCATTCTTCTGTATGAACTGAAGGTGGAGGAACGATCATTGGAAGAGGTGTTTATGAATACGTGAGGGTTAATTTTTCCCTTAAAAATGTAATACATCAATTCCGTTGCGAATGGTGGTTATTAAATGGAAAACAATAATAGGCAGATAATAGAAAAAGTGAAACAAGGAGATCAACATGCTTTTAGTGAGTTAATCGAACTCTACCAACATAAAGTTTACCGAATTTGTTTCCGACTGATCGGAAACCGCCATGAAGCAGAAGAACTTGCCCAAGAAGCTTTTTTGCGAGCTTATCAGAATATTAAGAGTCATGACAGCAATAAAAAATTTTCTTCCTGGTTGTTCCGCATTGCCACAAATTTAACAATTGATTGGTTGAAAAAGAAGAAACCGGATTATTATTTGGATGCGGAAGTGACTGGGGCAGAGGGTATGACAATGTATACCCGAATTCCTGCCAATAATAAATTACCGGAGGATCAAGTAATCGCACTGGAATTTCAGGATACTGTACATAAGGCAATTTTTCAGTTAGCACCAGAATATCGCTCGGCCATTGTATTGAAATATATGGAGGGTTTGTCACTGAGGGAGATGAGTGACATCATGCAGATTCCCATTGGCACGGTTAAAACAAGAATTCATCGTGGCCGTGAAATATTACGCAAGCATTTGAAACCTGTTCCATAATTGCGGGATCAGATGGGCTGACGAAGAATGACAATAAAGTCGATTCATTTAAATTTGGTTTTTATATGCTTAGTTCAGCAATCGCACCCTTAATGGAATAAAAGAAGCCATTAGGGAAGGAAAAAACAAACCTCTACCTGGTTAATTCCTTGGGTAGAGGTTTTAGTCTTGTCAACGATTTGTCAACATTGTCCACTAAAATTCAACGGATTATACATTTTTGTATATATGCTATTTATGTTTTTGTTATCTATAAGTGCATGTTCATGGAGTTTGTAAATAACATAGATAGGTCAATATTGATTATTATTGGTACAATTAATATTTGCAAGATATAAAAGACAAACTTAATAACCCGGACTTAACGCACTTATTCCTGTATTTTGGTATTTGTGTGATTGGTCACAAGAATGGTAACGAATATATCGCAATAAACTAAAATGCAACAAAAATAAAGAGAAGCATTATTTATTTGAAACGGTGATGTATATGCACTCTGAAATGTTATAGAACATTGCAAAATGTCTCGTCAAGGCCTCCTAAGCTGTGAACCCTCACATCAAGAGGAAATTTTTAATGGTTGATTATAAACATAAAATGGTAACTTCCAATGATGATGTCACGGAAGTTACCATTGGTTAACTCTTTAGGGGTTAATTTTTATGTGTGATTCTAGAGTCTTATATTATAGTCACCATGCTTGCTTTTTCTAATGACCACAACAAATATAGTGACCACGCAAATGACCACACATTAAACAATTGAGAACAAACGTTTGCAAGGTGTTAATTGTGGTATATCATAATTTGTTATATAATTTCATGGAGAACAACATATCAAAAATAGGCAAAAATGGTAACAATTAAACGGGTCATGTAATAAATAAAACGCCGAAACGCCGAAAAAGCGAACTGGCTTGTAAGTCATATGTGGTATAGTTATTCACCGCCCGCTTTTTCAAGGGTGTCCAGTTCGTTAAACGTGTAAATGTGAAAGCCTGCGATACCATAGTCCGATTCATTTAAGTACGGGGTATATGCGTTAACCAAAGCGCTTGGATCATAGCCGCGCATCAGCTTCCTCGATAATTTCAGATTTTTTCTGAGGAAGCGAAGTGAATCAGTGACACCAATACGGGGGGCGATGCGAAGTAATTTGTCCAATTTCACGGGACCTGGTAGGCCCAGATAGCAGGGCAGCTGCAGACCGGATGCGCGCTGTTTCCGAAGCCAGGCAAGGACCTGCTCGGGATCAAAACACATTTGTGTCACGGTATAATGGGCTAGGGGAGCTTTTGCTGCAAAATCCTG
Protein-coding regions in this window:
- a CDS encoding PH domain-containing protein, with the protein product MGQKKRYHPLNILFDFWRLLKNAFFFVLFLFIINYDSSSAWINYGRIIFCLAVVLTVFSIIYKWFTQKYLLDDVSFHMYKGLFNKSERTIPYTKIHNIQRRQTFIHKLFGLASVVFETSMTDTDASIKFGVISQKELNELEARIHQSGSTNHDVVAYEAVPEAEKEEQVICNRTVHFRPTRKDTIKASFTSLSFLVLIPIIVSVSSEIEDIFDIEDKAKTFLMSNINSWWIISLFIVALVIMSVAFGVVRTFLRYGRYEIASDDKTIFISKGILEESTFTISKDKVQAVEVTQSLIKRMLGLAEVKLISAGSVGESEDETNSLYPFLPVQRAYEMLEEVLPDYEVTQKMYLLPGKSLWVRLLRPSWLWIIATIALFFFRPQVFDVKQAWWIISVFLFLIIYIHRILDFINTRYMLNGGFIQFKTGSLQTTMFVSKRKKVIEVEVSRSRLQKQLGLSTINMVNRSKPVHHTTIKDVPELMADAYRTWYIKRTEDIEIEKTSI
- the sigW gene encoding RNA polymerase sigma factor SigW — protein: MENNNRQIIEKVKQGDQHAFSELIELYQHKVYRICFRLIGNRHEAEELAQEAFLRAYQNIKSHDSNKKFSSWLFRIATNLTIDWLKKKKPDYYLDAEVTGAEGMTMYTRIPANNKLPEDQVIALEFQDTVHKAIFQLAPEYRSAIVLKYMEGLSLREMSDIMQIPIGTVKTRIHRGREILRKHLKPVP
- a CDS encoding ABC transporter permease — its product is MIHILKREFIDAFKSVRSILILLFITFVSYQSAKFFDENQDMINQFIGESGNEVGSVYTAAIAFIVLIFGFLFVFAISHDLINREIEMKTIRLLVTKTSRLQIVLGKFLGILLFWVVTISISFAIISLITGSWFPKDYFQTIIFLFYIISLVLLISTVIPKTKLTMFLGIFLGIVLPIIGLAAAFSDKWYFIPFKYLLPYKYFDGSVGMMFIPLAIGIGYISLSIFFINRKDF
- a CDS encoding PH domain-containing protein — protein: MDQQIVTPQQQLSKVVIRVWIIGEIIANFIGLLVLAALFFLDYKFSWPEWAGWIILVVTILSVVGTIWSVFFEPSLKFNSWRYDVNEDFLQLKYGIFIEKHELIPMTKIQSVATNQGPIMRKYGLYSVSITTMASSHKIPALSEKVAIELRSQIAYFAKVKEVE
- a CDS encoding ABC transporter ATP-binding protein, with protein sequence MEMIKVNQLTKKYGATKVLKGINLIIYQGEVFGFVGHNGAGKSTLIHILTDIVNKSGGSFEMLGISDNHVNETKKRIGVMPDITNLYENMKGIDFLRYMGDLAGDNYSKKYYISLMKDVGLEGAEKKKIKSYSFGMKKKISIAQALLGNPEIIILDEPTSGLDPESAIEIRKLVTNLQKSGKTIFLTSHNLDEIEKISDRVGILSEGVIKKMGTPRELKTETKEDIGLLIRTKPVLTAANISKVSEALDMNVSFVDTQKDYTFLNVTSEDDIPKLSKEIMESGILLYELKVEERSLEEVFMNT